In a single window of the Acipenser ruthenus chromosome 8, fAciRut3.2 maternal haplotype, whole genome shotgun sequence genome:
- the LOC117973015 gene encoding protein FAM181B-like, which produces MAVQAAIMNPHFMHFCFPGSVMDYEMDKSYDGALLALGEMECEGDFKETTRDLLSFIDSASSNIKLALDKPVKSKRKVNHRKYLQKQIKRCTGIIAPGNASQESIKRQASPSTSSTNSFQCKPPPKRDGAQSNLQTKSLAALFDSAKELRGEKGKKLPLRHRNLPPSFFTEPANISKVTSTSGMTLKDLERGNPEAAEFFELLGPDYSNMVSDQDIFQGTPVRIHQDLTMEHGPYDPHHLVGGFLYTDPWSMCSSLGKKTGNCNLNDNMRAVPVPVQSSLYCNSDSTMASTLEENAPSLPAFPHFFTDCSLPPVTYDYSGGYNRASFSSL; this is translated from the coding sequence ATGGCTGTCCAGGCTGCAATCATGAACCCGCACTTCATGCATTTTTGCTTCCCAGGCTCTGTCATGGACTATGAAATGGACAAAAGTTACGACGGGGCCCTTCTGGCCTTGGGTGAGATGGAGTGTGAAGGAGACTTCAAGGAGACCACCAGGGATCTTTTGAGCTTTATTGACTCTGCTTCAAGCAACATTAAGCTGGCTCTGGACAAACCGGTGAAGTCCAAAAGGAAGGTCAACCACAGAAAGTACTTGCAGAAGCAAATCAAGAGGTGCACGGGCATCATCGCACCAGGGAATGCCAGCCAGGAGTCAATTAAGAGACAAGCTTCGCCCTCGACCAGTTCAACCAACAGCTTCCAGTGCAAACCTCCCCCAAAAAGAGACGGAGCCCAGTCCAATCTACAGACGAAGAGCCTGGCTGCCCTTTTCGACTCTGCAAAGGAGCTCAGGGGAGAAAAGGGTAAAAAGCTTCCCCTCCGGCATCGGAACCTGCCTCCTTCTTTTTTCACGGAGCCTGCCAATATCTCCAAAGTGACCTCCACCTCGGGCATGACCCTAAAGGACCTGGAACGAGGTAACCCCGAAGCAGCAGAGTTTTTCGAACTCCTGGGGCCAGATTACAGCAACATGGTCTCTGATCAAGACATTTTCCAAGGCACGCCTGTTAGAATCCACCAGGACCTTACTATGGAGCATGGCCCATATGATCCTCATCATCTGGTAGGGGGGTTTCTGTACACAGATCCTTGGAGCATGTGCAGCAGTCTGGGTAAAAAGACAGGAAACTGCAACTTAAATGACAACATGAGAGCAGTCCCAGTACCGGTACAGTCCTCACTGTATTGTAACTCTGATTCTACCATGGCATCGACGCTGGAGGAAAATGCCCCAAGCTTGCCTGCTTTCCCCCACTTCTTTACAGACTGCTCCCTTCCACCAGTGACATATGACTACAGTGGTGGATATAACAGAGCTAGCTTTTCTTCTCTCTga
- the LOC117406580 gene encoding lysosomal Pro-X carboxypeptidase-like: MASSIFTSVTRLAVFIFVTSLVSCLQVISAINAPNLPRQGVVSSDQILRNLIDYETYYFDQKIDHFGFAEDSTFKQRYLLADQHWRKDGGPILFYTGNEGDIAWFCNNTGFMWDVAEELGALLVFAEHRYYGDSLPFGEQSYSDAKHLNFLTSEQALADFAVLAEHLKLNLPGAKHSPVIAIGGSYGGMLAAWFRMKYPHVVVGALASSAPIWQFKDLVPCDVFYKIVTDDFSESGKGCSESIRRSWKAVDNLTSTDGGLQWLSEAFHLCSPLKSKEHALFFKSWLSETWVNLAMVDYPYEANFLQPLPAWPIQVVCKFLREPSLPDKDLLQNIFQAVNVYYNHTGNTQCLNTSQTATGNLGYIGWYYQACTEMVMPMCSNGVSDMFEPQQWDFKAFSDDCSQQFGVRPRADWATTAYGGKNISSHSNIIFSNGGLDPWSGGGVNVHISESLVTIVIPEGAHHLDLRFNNPSDPQSVLKARALEVQYMKQWIKEATLNPGSQSNKIV, encoded by the exons ATGGCATCCAGTATTTTTACCTCAGTCACAAGactagctgtttttatttttgtaacgtCTTTAGTGAGTTGTCTTCAAGTGATTTCAGCTATTAATGCACCTAATTTACCCAGGCAAGGGGTTGTTTCATCAGACCAAATACTACGCAATCTTATTGACTACGAAACCTACTATTTTGATCAGAAG ATTGATCACTTTGGATTTGCTGAAGATTCGACTTTCAAGCAAAGATACCTATTAGCTGATCAACACTGGCGTAAAGATGGAGGTCCCATTCTTTTTTACACTGGCAACGAAGGAGATATTGCATGGTTCTGTAACAACACG GGTTTCATGTGGGATGTGGCGGAGGAGCTGGGAGCGTTGCTAGTGTTTGCCGAACACAGATACTATGGGGATTCCCTGCCTTTCGGAGAGCAGTCCTACAGT GATGCGAAGCACCTCAACTTCTTGACATCGGAGCAGGCTCTGGCTGACTTTGCCGTGTTAGCAGAACATCTGAAGCTAAATTTGCCTGGTGCCAAACACAGCCCCGTCATTGCTATTGGAGGATCTTATGGAGGAATGTTGGCTGCTTGGTTTAGAATGAAGTATCCGCACGTAGTTGTTGG TGCCTTGGCTTCATCTGCCCCGATCTGGCAGTTTAAAGATTTGGTCCCCTGTGATGTTTTCTATAAGATTGTGACTGATGATTTCTCAGAGTCTGGGAAGGGGTGTTCTGAAAGCATCAGGCGCTCCTGGAAGGCAGTGGACAATCTCACATCTACAG ACGGCGGGCTGCAGTGGCTGTCTGAAGCATTTCACCTCTGCTCTCCATTGAAGTCCAAAGAGCATGCTTTGTTTTTCAAGTCCTGGCTGAGTGAGACCTGGGTGAACCTGGCCATGGTGGATTACCCATACGAGGCCAACTTCCTACAACCTCTACCAGCCTGGCCAATTCAG gtTGTCTGTAAATTTCTAAGAGAACCGTCATTGCCAGACAAAGATTTACTACAAAACATTTTCCAGGCTGTGAATGTGTACTACAACCACACAGGGAACACCCAATGTTTGAATACTTCACAGACTGCCACTGGTAATCTGGGCTACATAGGCTGGTACTATCAG GCCTGTACAGAGATGGTGATGCCCATGTGTTCCAATGGCGTCAGTGACATGTTTGAGCCCCAGCAGTGGGACTTCAAAGCCTTCTCTGATGATTGTTCACAACAGTTTGGAGTGAGACCCCGAGCTGACTGGGCCACGACCGCGTACGGAGGAAAGAATATCAGCTCTCATAGCAACATTATCTTCAG caaTGGAGGCTTGGATCCCTGGTCAGGTGGGGGAGTCAATGTACATATCTCAGAGTCTCTGGTTACCATAGTAATCCCTGAAGGAGCTCACCACTTGGATCTGCGCTTTAACAATCCTTCTGACCCCCAGTCTGTGCTCAAGGCCCGGGCCCTGGAAGTACAGTACATGAAGCAGTGGATTAAAGAGGCTACTCTAAACCCAGGATCCCAGAGTAATAAAATTGTGTAG
- the LOC131696450 gene encoding DNA damage-induced apoptosis suppressor protein-like: MNGKRILLDGSVLSVQDSCFFYPSCQNCMSRLTRNHNRCACIKCGYTCEADNVHYRYRLSLQAAQKSEVFSVTVFGGCLDPLFGVTAGFLQRYTEGLKKDARDPQNDRVHSLLTQAVEDCFIGRSFIFGVKFSRKQARVRTSCTKRILQTSLNTYGSPKQLVACQISVPNTTVLGCTVISYFKALLQSVNLGNVLSVSQPLGSSPAAVDLHSPEVCSSLESSLADSGQSVTQPSKGDSFQGPWQQSLGLITSSAEGYSGSELSSNTKDISKWDRRSESIKSPKNHCISECTHVQCLPDSGYSLVEDGNEKNLNDKKASHLYSGYSACSDASNGNSRHTRNAFANEFSCSSSSMTDPCCFSCQEFPDQYHKESRDEMQNELPDERYNDSAGHGLNDTWSSVFSGGDADVFWSQDEQFAAKRKSAAYNSVEWEHLPFSESLGEFKSKLEENGQIRTNQSASYLNEDINHELTTATDSQHEKAHRKRMLVPRTTEAGLTNVHKGFASDSSLNPLDSQQGCLVANIYTKDRDVLKSHSFGNVESFQLKEEPAGNVELQVSSSTSGDKENHTTGVQFFRTGTRMFSSFLAQEFSAKDANAGACLKSYDCKKLYCSKDVITKHQHDIYVTGVCNQDFVKKEQPMQNNYRSFQDTYNGSADLFNSSDNTINTEELVNKSSIVLMTHSSPCGREPVQSVEHGTQQQPHYSLQILNEVLQSGSHCDSDNDFLDNLNFVPCSQSTPVSKCLATLQPYQSKGKAIPKTTISLQRSCNRRTSKRSLLTHHLLKQQHCRHLRSSFKIKGKRRKDSSNSVHFTLSPRTALPESDSEEWIPSSVKKSAQPCAAQGCTSSFMSCRVGESNHCKIILHGLANADEIPLKPNKNVQGSYHKGKYEMSVTVSKCKQTSVASTPIKNNENEACSNSQVSREHNKMTGYWSDDLFVQSDSSVP; this comes from the exons ATGAATGGAAAGAGGATACTCCTTGATGGTTCTGTGCTGTCTGTCCAAGATTCATGTTTTTTCTATCCATCGTGCCAGAATTGCATGTCCAGGCTGACAAGAAATCATAACAG GTGCGCTTGTATTAAGTGTGGGTACACCTGTGAAGCAGACAACGTTCATTATAGGTACAGGCTGTCCTTGCAAGCTGCACAGAAAAGTGAAGTATTCAGTGTCACTGTTTTTGGTGGCTGTCTGGATCCATTGTTTGGTGTAACTGCTGGGTTTCTACAAAG ATATACTGAAGGGTTAAAAAAGGATGCAAGGGATCCACAGAATGATAGAGTTCACAGTCTGCTCACCCAGGCAGTGGAAGATTGCTTTATTGGAAGAAGCTTTATATTTGGTGTAaag TTTTCCAGAAAGCAAGCCAGGGTACGCACCTCATGTACTAAAAGAATATTACAGACTTCACTCAACACTTATGGATCCCCAAAACAGCTTGTTGCCTGTCAGATCTCTGTGCCAAACACGACTGTCCTTGGCTGTACAGTGATCAGTTACTTTAAGGCGCTCCTGCAGTCAGTTAATCTCGGGAATGTTCTCAGTGTTTCACAACCACTTGGGAGCTCTCCAGCTGCAGTAGATCTGCATAGCCCTGAAGTGTGTAGTAGCTTGGAAAGTTCACTGGCAGACAGTGGACAGTCAGTCACACAGCCAAGTAAGGGAGATAGTTTTCAAGGGCCTTGGCAGCAGTCACTTGGACTAATCACCTCATCAGCTGAAGGATATTCAGGCTCAGAACTGAGCAGCAATACAAAAGATATTTCAAAATGGGACAGGAGATCTGAGTCCATAAAATCCCCCAAAAATCATTGCATCTCAGAATGTACCCATGTGCAATGCCTTCCAGACTCTGGTTATTCATTGGTGGAAGATGGGAATGAGAAAAATCTAAATGACAAAAAAGCTTCTCATCTATATTCAGGCTATTCTGCCTGTTCAGATGCAAGTAATGGCAACAGCAGACACACGAGAAATGCATTTGCCAATGAATTCTCATGTAGCTCCTCCTCGATGACAGATCCATGTTGTTTTTCATGTCAGGAATTTCCAGACCAGTATCATAAGGAAAGCAGAGACGAAATGCAAAATGAACTTCCAGATGAGAGATACAATGATAGTGCAGGTCACGGTTTGAATGATACCTGGAGTTCTGTGTTTTCTGGAGGGGATGCTGATGTTTTTTGGTCCCAAGATGAGCAGTTTGCTGCTAAAAGGAAAAGTGCAGCTTACAATTCTGTAGAATGGGAACACCTGCCATTTTCTGAAAGTTTGGGTGAATTCAAAAGCAAACTGGAGGAAAATGGCCAAATACGCACTAATCAGTCAGCCTCTTATTTAAATGAGGATATAAACCATGAGCTAACTACAGCTACAGACTCCCAACATGAGAAAGCGCACAGAAAAAGGATGTTAGTTCCACGTACAACGGAAGCAGGTTTGACAAACGTTCATAAGGGTTTTGCCTCAGATTCCTCCCTAAATCCCCTTGACAGCCAGCAAGGCTGTTTAGTTGCAAATATCTATACAAAAGATAGGGACGTGTTAAAAAGTCACTCTTTTGGAAATGTGGAGTCTTTTCAATTGAAAGAAGAACCAGCAGGTAATGTCGAGTTGCAAGTCTCCTCCTCTACTTCAGGAGACAAAGAGAATCACACGACTGGTGTTCAGTTTTTCAGAACAGGCACCAGAATGTTCAGCTCTTTCCTTGCGCAGGAGTTTTCTGCAAAAGATGCTAATGCTGGTGCTTGTTTAAAGTCTTATGATTGCAAAAAACTGTATTGCAGCAAAGATGTTATCACTAAACATCAGCATGACATATATGTCACTGGTGTCTGTAATCAGGACTTTGTAAAGAAAGAACAGCCAATGCAAAACAATTATAGAAGCTTTCAAGATACATACAATGGTTCTGCTGATCTGTTTAATAGCAGTGACAACACAATCAACACAGAAGAACTGGTAAACAAATCATCTATTGTCCTGATGACACATTCATCTCCCTGTGGAAGAGAACCTGTTCAATCTGTAGAACACGGTACCCAGCAGCAACCTCATTATTCTCTTCAAATTCTGAATGAAGTCCTTCAAAGTGGATCACACTGTGACTCTGATAATGACTTTTTAGATAACTTAAACTTTGTGCCATGTTCACAGTCAACTCCTGTTTCAAAATGCCTGGCTACTCTGCAGCCCTATcaaagtaaaggaaaagcaatcCCAAAGACAACAATATCACTTCAACGTAGTTGTAACAGGCGCACGAGTAAAAGAAGCTTGCTCACCCATCACCTCCTGAAGCAACAGCACTGCCGTCATCTTCGgagttcatttaaaataaaggGTAAAAGGAGAAAAGACTCCTCTAATTCTGTTCACTTTACTCTCAGCCCAAGAACTGCTTTGCCTGAAAGTGATTCTGAAGAGTGGATTCCCTCATCCGTTAAAAAAAGTGCACAGCCATGTGCAGCACAGGGATGCACATCGAGTTTTATGAGTTGTAGAGTTGGGGAAAGTAATCATTGCAAAATAATTTTACATGGCTTAGCAAATGCTGATGAAATTCCTTTGAAGCCTAATAAAAATGTTCAAGGATCATATCACAAAGGAAAATATGAAATGTCAGTAACAGTTAGCAAATGTAAACAGACAAGTGTTGCATCAACTCCaatcaaaaataatgaaaatgaagCATGCAGTAACTCACAAGTTTCCAGGGAACACAACAAAATGACTGGGTACTGGTCTGATGACCTCTTTGTCCAGAGCGACAGTTCTGTCCCTTGA
- the LOC117407352 gene encoding ras-related protein Rab-30 isoform X2, whose amino-acid sequence MEDYDYLFKIVLIGNAGVGKTCLVRRFTQGLFPPGQGATIGVDFMIKTVEIKGEKVKLQIWDTAGQERFRSITQSYYRSANALILTYDITCEESFRCLPEWLREIEQYAGNKVVTILVGNKIDLAEKREVPRQNADEFAEVQNMHYLETSAKEADNVEKLFLDLACELIREAKQNTLVNNVASPLPGEGKSISYLNCCSFN is encoded by the exons ATGGAAGATTATGACTACCTGTTCAAGATTGTTTTGATTGGGAACGCCGGTGTGGGAAAGACCTGCTTAGTTCGCCGGTTTACTCAG GGTCTTTTTCCACCAGGACAGGGAGCAACTATTGGGGTGGATTTCATGATTAAGACAGTCGAGATAAAGGGGGAAAAAGTAAAG CTGCAGATCTGGGACACAGCCGGGCAGGAGAGGTTCCGATCCATCACCCAGAGCTACTACCGCAGTGCAAATGCATTAATACTGACCTACGACATCACGTGTGAGGAGTCTTTCCGATGTCTTCCCGAGTGGCTCCGGGAGATTGAGCAGTATGCCGGAAACAAGGTTGTCACCATTTTAGTTG GGAATAAAATTGACCTGGCAGAGAAAAGAGAGGTTCCCAGGCAAAACGCAGACGAATTTGCGGAAGTCCAAAATATGCACTACCTGGAGACCTCGGCCAAAGAGGCGGACAATGTGGAGAAACTTTTCCTGGACCTGGCCTGTGAGCTGATCAGAGAGGCGAAACAAAACACGCTGGTCAACAATGTGGCATCCCCCTTGCCAGGGGAGGGCAAGAGTATCAGCTATTTGAACTGCTGCAGTTTCAATTAA